A genomic stretch from Acetobacter ascendens includes:
- a CDS encoding sulfate ABC transporter substrate-binding protein, giving the protein MKNKDFSLSRRRLLVGAAALGGGAFLGMHVQQAQAASFNLLNVSYDPTRELYAEVDKAFANTWHQAHQEDSVTVKTAHGGSGAQARSVLEGVPADVVTLGLAYDIDLLAQKGLIATDWQTRLPHNSTPYTSTIVFLVRKGNPKNVKDWPDLVRDGVQVITPNPKTSGGARWNYLAAWGWALHHNNGSEDAAKTYLKSLFKHVPVLDTGARGATNSFVQRHLGDVLLAWEDEALMAARDIGPDQFDIVVPSQTILAEPPVSLVDKNVKAHGTEDVAKAYLEFLFCPEGQKIGAKHYFRPVDPAVLAEYGQVFPKVETFDVASLGGWTKLQKGHFSNGGIFDSLYR; this is encoded by the coding sequence ATGAAAAACAAAGACTTTTCTCTTTCTCGTCGTCGTCTGCTTGTTGGAGCCGCGGCTTTAGGGGGCGGCGCCTTTTTGGGTATGCATGTGCAACAAGCACAGGCTGCCTCTTTCAACCTTCTGAATGTATCTTATGATCCAACGCGTGAGCTGTATGCTGAAGTAGACAAGGCTTTTGCAAACACATGGCATCAGGCACACCAGGAAGATAGCGTGACTGTTAAAACAGCGCATGGGGGATCGGGCGCACAGGCGCGTTCTGTGCTGGAAGGTGTGCCAGCAGATGTGGTCACATTAGGCTTGGCCTATGATATTGATTTACTTGCACAGAAAGGCCTGATTGCTACAGATTGGCAAACACGTTTGCCGCATAATTCTACACCTTATACAAGCACAATCGTTTTTCTTGTGCGCAAGGGGAATCCGAAAAACGTTAAGGACTGGCCAGATCTTGTGCGTGATGGTGTGCAGGTTATTACACCTAACCCCAAAACATCTGGTGGTGCCCGTTGGAATTATCTGGCCGCGTGGGGATGGGCGTTGCATCATAATAATGGCTCAGAAGATGCAGCAAAAACTTATCTAAAAAGCTTATTCAAGCATGTTCCCGTTTTGGATACCGGAGCACGCGGTGCAACAAACAGTTTTGTACAACGCCATCTGGGTGATGTTTTGCTGGCGTGGGAAGACGAAGCATTGATGGCCGCTCGAGATATCGGGCCAGATCAGTTTGATATTGTTGTACCTTCACAAACCATTCTTGCAGAACCTCCTGTTTCTTTGGTGGATAAAAATGTAAAGGCACATGGCACAGAAGATGTTGCCAAAGCATATCTGGAGTTTTTGTTTTGTCCAGAAGGGCAAAAAATTGGTGCCAAACATTATTTCCGTCCGGTAGATCCGGCAGTGTTGGCGGAATATGGGCAGGTGTTTCCGAAGGTGGAGACATTTGATGTTGCAAGTCTTGGTGGATGGACAAAACTGCAAAAAGGCCATTTTTCAAATGGCGGTATTTTTGACAGTCTTTATAGATAA
- the qhpR gene encoding AraC-like transcriptional regulator QhpR, with protein sequence MICDLTARYIFLTFHNKEGCRSHTRFRQRIAMSPLLAFSASGVMAAAASGAEGFITSHGGDIDRIAGRAGLAPGKLALPTDMLSLNAYCRLFTEAAKETQHGNLGLWFGQQFQPQTLGLIGFVALLSPTVKEAIHNLATHFIYHQSCTHTRLVRQGNLLQLEYAITDPTITERRQDAELTLGMFCNVLRYALGPAWQPEEVHFAHAQPEQAHEHQDAFQATVRFNRATNALVFRDIGLEHAMPDAQPHTLEIVKASLISLARNGHSTPHPHMSFKEHVLLALEEILPEGGHLTLLATRMNMPVWTLQRRLADLGISYSDLMETTRYKQACVFLQQPEHDISQIARLLGYSETSAFSRAFRKWSGVSPRAWRQQYMPAPSFI encoded by the coding sequence ATGATTTGCGACTTGACTGCTCGCTACATATTTTTAACATTTCATAACAAAGAAGGCTGCAGATCACACACTCGCTTCAGACAAAGGATTGCAATGTCTCCCCTGCTCGCCTTTTCTGCCTCTGGCGTTATGGCCGCCGCCGCTTCTGGCGCAGAAGGCTTTATTACAAGCCATGGGGGCGATATTGACCGCATTGCTGGCCGAGCGGGGTTGGCTCCGGGCAAATTAGCCCTGCCCACAGATATGCTGAGCCTGAACGCATATTGCCGCCTGTTTACTGAAGCAGCAAAAGAAACACAGCATGGCAATCTGGGTCTGTGGTTTGGGCAGCAGTTTCAACCGCAAACATTGGGGCTGATCGGGTTTGTGGCGCTTCTTTCACCCACGGTAAAAGAAGCCATTCATAATCTTGCAACGCACTTTATTTATCATCAAAGCTGTACGCACACGCGCCTTGTAAGGCAAGGCAATCTATTACAGCTTGAATACGCTATTACAGATCCAACCATTACAGAACGCCGGCAAGATGCAGAACTTACGTTAGGCATGTTCTGCAATGTGTTACGCTATGCTTTAGGGCCTGCGTGGCAGCCTGAAGAAGTGCATTTTGCACATGCGCAACCCGAACAGGCACACGAGCACCAAGATGCCTTTCAGGCAACCGTTCGTTTTAACCGTGCTACCAATGCGCTTGTTTTCCGCGATATTGGTTTGGAACACGCAATGCCGGATGCACAACCGCATACACTGGAAATTGTAAAAGCGTCTCTTATCTCACTCGCCCGCAACGGGCACAGTACACCTCATCCGCACATGTCTTTTAAAGAGCACGTTTTGTTAGCACTTGAGGAGATTTTACCAGAAGGTGGGCATCTCACCCTATTAGCTACACGCATGAATATGCCGGTTTGGACTCTGCAAAGGCGGCTGGCTGACCTTGGAATATCTTATTCTGATTTGATGGAAACCACGCGCTATAAACAGGCATGTGTTTTTCTACAACAACCAGAGCATGACATAAGCCAGATTGCCAGATTATTGGGATATTCTGAAACCAGCGCGTTCAGCAGAGCATTCCGCAAATGGAGCGGCGTTTCCCCACGAGCATGGCGCCAGCAATACATGCCAGCGCCATCCTTCATATAA
- a CDS encoding IS5 family transposase (programmed frameshift), with product MRRYSLRDDQWERIKDLLPGREGYVGGTAVNNRLFVEAVLYRYRAGIPWRDLPARFGDWKNVHRRLRRWCESGVIERIFRYLAADYDNEYMMIDSTIVRAHQHSAGALKKGARNQAIGRSRGGLTTKIHAICDALGNPVELGITPGQDADITQAEPLLENIEPDAFLADKAYDADRLIDRLIQRGITPVIPPKRNRTTRRKTDFSLYRERNLVERFFNKLKQFRAIATRYDKLKSTFLAAVQFASIIILLN from the exons ATGCGGCGCTATAGTTTACGCGATGACCAGTGGGAGCGGATAAAGGATCTTCTTCCTGGTCGAGAAGGCTATGTCGGCGGCACTGCGGTGAACAACCGTCTGTTCGTGGAGGCGGTGCTGTATCGCTATCGCGCGGGTATTCCATGGCGCGACCTTCCTGCCCGTTTCGGTGACTGGAAAAACGTGCACCGGCGTCTGCGCCGCTGGTGTGAAAGCGGCGTCATCGAACGGATATTTCGTTATCTGGCCGCTGATTACGACAACGAATACATGATGATCGACAGCACAATTGTCCGAGCGCATCAGCATAGTGCCGGAGCTCTCAAAAAAGGGGCACGGA ATCAGGCCATCGGACGATCACGAGGCGGGCTAACTACAAAGATCCATGCCATCTGCGACGCTCTGGGCAATCCAGTGGAACTCGGCATCACACCGGGACAGGATGCCGATATCACCCAGGCAGAACCACTTCTGGAAAACATCGAACCGGATGCTTTCCTTGCTGACAAGGCGTATGACGCGGACAGGTTGATCGATCGGCTGATACAGCGCGGGATTACCCCGGTCATCCCGCCAAAACGCAACAGAACGACACGACGGAAAACCGATTTTTCTCTCTACCGCGAACGGAACCTTGTTGAGAGGTTCTTCAATAAACTCAAGCAGTTTCGCGCTATCGCAACCCGCTACGATAAACTGAAATCGACCTTCCTCGCAGCCGTGCAGTTCGCCTCAATCATCATCCTGCTTAACTGA
- a CDS encoding efflux RND transporter periplasmic adaptor subunit gives MKREVSSLTHAAVVGVLIGLSGCDQKASTPEMPPQSVQVQVMKKQSVAVHTTLPGRTDAFEIAQVRPQVTGVIEKRLFREGADVVAGQQLYQIDPSRYKAVYDTARGQLAEAQAAEVTARAKLNRYRGLVQSHAISQQDFDDALAAEKEAQGRILNAQGQVESAQVNLGYTKMYASISGRISRTLITVGALVTANQTDNTAIITRLDPIYIDVNLPAITLLRLKRELAEGRIQRQEDGKVPVKVTLEDGSVYEHTGQMALSEVNVDTATATVIVRAIMPNPDKMLLPGMYVHAQLDEGVDPAALVVPQDAVTRNTHGDPQVWVVKPDNTVDLRQITTGQTIGTSWIVTSGLKEGERIVVEGLQKVTPGAKVDPHEEAPQPAANAASPVDQNSQKSQ, from the coding sequence ATGAAGCGGGAAGTCAGTAGTTTAACCCATGCTGCTGTTGTGGGTGTGCTCATAGGGCTGTCAGGATGCGATCAGAAGGCATCTACCCCTGAAATGCCGCCGCAAAGTGTGCAGGTTCAGGTTATGAAAAAGCAGTCTGTTGCGGTGCATACCACTCTTCCCGGTCGTACGGATGCTTTTGAAATTGCACAGGTTCGCCCGCAGGTTACAGGTGTTATTGAAAAGCGGCTGTTCCGTGAAGGCGCTGATGTTGTTGCAGGCCAGCAGCTGTACCAAATTGATCCTTCACGTTATAAAGCGGTATATGACACAGCGCGTGGGCAGTTGGCAGAAGCTCAGGCTGCCGAGGTTACGGCGCGTGCCAAGCTGAATCGCTATCGTGGGCTTGTACAGTCTCATGCCATTAGCCAGCAGGATTTCGATGATGCTCTGGCCGCGGAAAAGGAAGCTCAAGGGCGTATCCTAAATGCACAGGGGCAGGTAGAAAGCGCACAGGTGAATCTGGGCTATACAAAAATGTATGCGTCCATTTCCGGTCGGATCAGCCGTACGCTGATAACCGTTGGCGCGTTGGTTACGGCAAACCAGACAGACAATACGGCCATTATCACGCGGCTGGATCCTATATATATTGACGTTAATCTACCTGCCATCACGCTGTTACGCCTTAAGCGCGAACTGGCGGAAGGACGTATTCAACGGCAGGAAGATGGCAAGGTTCCGGTAAAGGTCACGCTGGAAGATGGCTCTGTCTATGAACACACAGGCCAGATGGCGCTTTCTGAAGTGAACGTGGATACCGCTACGGCCACTGTTATTGTACGTGCCATCATGCCGAACCCGGATAAAATGTTGCTGCCTGGTATGTATGTACATGCCCAGTTGGATGAGGGCGTGGACCCCGCCGCCCTTGTGGTGCCGCAGGATGCCGTAACACGTAACACACATGGTGACCCGCAGGTATGGGTGGTTAAACCCGACAACACGGTTGATCTACGCCAGATCACCACTGGGCAAACCATTGGCACCAGTTGGATTGTGACATCCGGGCTGAAGGAAGGCGAACGCATTGTTGTGGAAGGGCTGCAAAAAGTAACGCCCGGAGCTAAGGTTGATCCGCATGAAGAGGCCCCACAACCTGCAGCCAATGCCGCCAGCCCCGTAGATCAGAACTCTCAAAAGAGCCAGTAA
- a CDS encoding IS5-like element IS12528 family transposase, translating to MWTPAQRGRMAGITRKTKRYPSDLTDEEWERIAPLMPPANRRGRKRTTDFREIINALRYLVRSGCGWEMLPVHFGPWQTVYWWFRRLMRRFLFQTIHDVCLMLDREAAGRETSPSGGVIDSQSIKAPHAKTRGYDAGKKIVGRKRHIAVDTDGRLLLVQLTTADISDSAGGQMILDAIRKRWPWVKHLFADGAYDRLQLMDKATFLDFTVEIIRRSETAKGFEILPRRWVVERTFGWMIRWRRLVKDYEQRIDVAEAMIHIAMGSLMLRRNAHP from the coding sequence ATGTGGACGCCAGCACAACGAGGCCGCATGGCCGGAATTACACGCAAGACGAAACGCTATCCGTCTGATCTGACAGATGAGGAATGGGAGCGCATAGCGCCTCTGATGCCCCCTGCGAACCGGCGTGGTCGGAAACGGACAACCGATTTCCGTGAGATCATCAATGCTCTGCGCTATCTCGTGCGCTCAGGCTGCGGTTGGGAGATGCTTCCGGTTCATTTTGGCCCATGGCAAACGGTTTACTGGTGGTTCCGCAGGCTGATGCGCCGTTTCCTGTTCCAGACCATTCATGATGTCTGTCTGATGCTCGATCGTGAAGCGGCAGGACGCGAAACCAGTCCATCGGGTGGTGTCATTGATAGCCAGAGTATCAAGGCACCCCACGCAAAGACACGTGGTTATGACGCAGGCAAGAAGATCGTCGGTCGGAAACGTCACATCGCAGTTGATACGGATGGCCGCCTTCTCCTGGTCCAGCTGACAACAGCCGATATTTCGGACAGTGCAGGAGGACAGATGATCCTTGATGCCATTCGTAAACGCTGGCCTTGGGTGAAGCACCTGTTTGCCGATGGAGCCTATGACCGCCTCCAGTTGATGGATAAGGCCACTTTTCTCGACTTCACAGTCGAGATCATCCGGCGGTCAGAGACAGCAAAAGGGTTTGAAATCCTGCCGCGTCGGTGGGTTGTGGAACGGACCTTCGGTTGGATGATCCGCTGGCGTCGCCTTGTGAAGGACTACGAACAGCGGATCGACGTCGCAGAGGCCATGATCCACATCGCCATGGGAAGCCTCATGCTACGCCGAAACGCTCATCCGTGA
- a CDS encoding ethanolamine ammonia-lyase subunit EutB, translating into MVYRCTLGGETYSFDDLKTLLAVASSERSGDQLAGVAAQSDVQRIAARYALADLPLQTFLDVALVPYEEDEVTRLIMDTHDKEAFAPLAHMTVGQFRDWLLSHEADTATLAAVAPGITPEMAAAVSKLMRNQDLMSVARKIRVVTGFRNTIGLEGCLSSRLQPNHPTDDLKGIAASTLDGLLYGMGDAVIGINPATDSVANGMALLDMLDHARQRYDIPTQTCVLTHVTNTLEIMNKGGAVDLVFQSIAGTQKANEGFGINLSILAEAQDAAVALKRGTVGQNVMYFETGQGAALSANAHHGMDQQTAEARAYAVARAYNPLLVNTVVGFIGPEYLYDGKQIIRAGLEDHFCAKLLGVPMGCDACYTNHAEADQDDMDNLMVLLGTAGITFLIGVPGADDVMLNYQSLSFHDILTLRNLLGLKPAPEFAAWLEQMELYDSKHNRMRELAPGQTRLGQLVGAA; encoded by the coding sequence ATGGTGTATCGTTGCACTCTGGGGGGTGAGACATACAGCTTCGATGATCTGAAAACGTTGCTGGCAGTTGCATCATCCGAACGCTCGGGAGACCAGTTGGCTGGTGTTGCAGCACAGTCTGATGTGCAGCGTATTGCCGCACGTTATGCCTTGGCCGATCTACCATTGCAGACCTTTTTGGACGTTGCGCTTGTTCCATATGAGGAAGATGAGGTGACGCGCCTTATTATGGATACGCATGATAAGGAAGCCTTCGCACCCCTGGCGCATATGACAGTTGGGCAGTTTCGGGATTGGCTGCTCTCGCACGAAGCTGATACCGCAACACTGGCTGCCGTTGCGCCGGGTATCACGCCAGAAATGGCTGCGGCAGTTAGCAAGTTGATGCGCAATCAGGATTTAATGAGTGTAGCGCGCAAAATTCGTGTGGTCACAGGTTTTAGAAATACTATTGGTTTGGAAGGGTGTTTGTCTTCCCGCTTGCAACCTAATCATCCCACGGATGATCTTAAGGGAATTGCTGCATCAACACTGGATGGTTTGCTGTACGGTATGGGGGATGCTGTTATCGGCATTAATCCGGCTACAGATAGTGTGGCAAATGGCATGGCCTTACTGGACATGTTAGATCATGCGCGCCAGCGTTATGATATCCCTACCCAGACTTGTGTGCTTACGCATGTGACCAATACACTGGAAATTATGAATAAGGGCGGGGCGGTAGATCTGGTTTTTCAATCTATTGCGGGCACACAAAAGGCGAATGAAGGGTTTGGGATTAACCTTTCTATTCTGGCAGAAGCGCAAGATGCTGCGGTAGCGCTTAAGCGTGGCACTGTTGGCCAGAATGTCATGTATTTTGAAACGGGTCAGGGTGCGGCTCTTTCAGCTAATGCGCATCATGGTATGGATCAGCAAACAGCAGAGGCACGGGCCTATGCTGTTGCGCGTGCGTATAATCCCTTACTGGTAAATACAGTTGTTGGATTTATTGGCCCTGAATATCTGTACGATGGAAAGCAGATTATCCGTGCTGGTTTGGAAGACCATTTCTGCGCCAAGCTGTTAGGTGTGCCAATGGGGTGTGATGCCTGTTACACCAACCATGCTGAGGCCGATCAGGATGATATGGATAACCTGATGGTGCTTCTTGGCACAGCGGGCATTACCTTCCTGATAGGTGTGCCGGGCGCTGATGATGTGATGCTGAATTATCAAAGCCTTTCGTTTCATGATATTCTGACATTGCGCAATTTGTTGGGTCTAAAGCCTGCTCCAGAATTTGCTGCGTGGTTGGAGCAAATGGAACTGTACGATAGCAAGCACAACCGCATGCGGGAACTTGCACCGGGGCAAACCCGCCTTGGGCAGTTGGTAGGTGCCGCATGA
- the eutC gene encoding ethanolamine ammonia-lyase subunit EutC has protein sequence MTDKKLLFTGATAPEKREGWQGLRQFTRARIGLSRSGNAQCTKDVLAFQESHSKARDAVHIPLDIAHLQAEMGDTPVICVSSQAPDRQTYLRRPDLGRRLNAESLAGLSHGAWDVVFVAADGLSSIATQKEALPLYRAMCKRLLGWRIAPLVVATQSRVALGDEIAQKMGAKIVVMMIGERPGLSVADSMGVYLTYAPYVGCPDSSRNCLSNIHTYGLSTSAAADKLTWLMQEAMRLKETGIGLKDSSPENGIIENTPKIS, from the coding sequence ATGACAGATAAAAAGCTGCTTTTTACAGGCGCAACGGCCCCGGAAAAACGTGAGGGCTGGCAAGGATTGCGCCAGTTTACACGGGCCAGAATTGGTTTAAGTCGTTCTGGAAATGCACAATGCACAAAAGATGTTTTGGCATTTCAGGAATCTCATTCCAAGGCGCGAGATGCTGTGCATATTCCTTTGGATATTGCGCATTTACAGGCAGAAATGGGAGATACCCCTGTTATCTGTGTTTCCAGTCAAGCCCCAGATCGGCAAACTTATTTGCGCCGTCCAGATCTAGGGCGCAGGTTGAATGCTGAATCACTTGCGGGTTTGTCTCATGGGGCATGGGATGTGGTGTTTGTTGCGGCTGATGGACTGTCTTCTATCGCAACACAGAAGGAAGCCTTGCCGCTGTATCGGGCTATGTGCAAGCGGTTGTTAGGGTGGCGTATTGCACCTTTGGTTGTGGCAACGCAAAGCCGAGTAGCTCTGGGTGATGAAATTGCCCAGAAAATGGGTGCAAAAATTGTTGTTATGATGATTGGGGAGCGCCCCGGCCTAAGTGTTGCTGACAGTATGGGAGTGTATCTGACATACGCGCCTTATGTCGGCTGTCCAGATTCTTCCAGAAACTGTCTTTCAAATATTCATACATATGGTCTTTCTACGTCTGCTGCTGCCGACAAACTCACTTGGTTGATGCAGGAAGCCATGCGTTTGAAAGAAACAGGAATTGGTTTGAAAGATTCTTCCCCAGAGAATGGAATAATCGAAAATACACCGAAAATTTCTTGA
- the eat gene encoding ethanolamine permease: MGEGSTHLKKSLSTFHLWGIAVGLVISGEYFGWSYGWGTAGTLGFLVATVFVAIMYTAFIFSFTELTCAIPHAGGPFAYSFRALGRWGGLLAGLATLVEFIFAPPAIALAIGAYLNVQFPNLSPKVAALGAYLVFMTLNIVGVHIAATFELFVTIAAIIELLVFMGVVAPAFSWHNFLQNGWGIAPHFGWTAMGGIFAAIPFAIWFFLAIEGVAMAAEEAKDPRRSIPIAYIAGVLTLVSLAFGVMLFAGGVGDWRTLANLNDPLPQAMKAVVGSNSGWLHMLVWLGLFGLVASLHGIIMGYGRQIFALARAGFLPAVLGKLHPRFKTPYTATLAGGSIGIAAIFSDDIISINGQSLTATLVTMSVFGALTMYLLSMVSLFRLRLKEPALSRPYRAPLYPVLPAIALLGAIVSLVAVIYYNLTIFFIYVGFIAIITCLFMAFSRKPQSGL, from the coding sequence ATGGGCGAGGGTTCAACGCATCTCAAAAAATCTCTAAGCACGTTCCATTTATGGGGTATTGCTGTTGGTCTGGTTATTTCCGGGGAATATTTTGGCTGGAGCTATGGCTGGGGCACCGCTGGAACTTTAGGGTTTTTGGTAGCCACAGTTTTTGTGGCCATTATGTACACTGCTTTTATCTTTAGTTTTACAGAACTAACCTGTGCTATCCCACATGCTGGTGGCCCATTTGCTTATAGTTTTCGTGCATTGGGGCGCTGGGGTGGTTTGTTGGCAGGACTTGCCACGCTGGTTGAATTTATTTTTGCACCACCAGCTATCGCATTGGCTATTGGTGCGTACCTGAATGTGCAGTTTCCCAACCTCTCCCCTAAAGTTGCGGCATTGGGAGCATATTTGGTGTTCATGACACTGAATATTGTGGGTGTGCATATTGCTGCAACATTTGAATTGTTTGTAACAATTGCAGCTATTATCGAGCTTCTTGTGTTTATGGGAGTCGTTGCTCCTGCATTTTCATGGCACAATTTTCTTCAGAACGGCTGGGGTATTGCTCCGCATTTTGGCTGGACAGCTATGGGCGGCATTTTTGCGGCCATCCCATTCGCAATCTGGTTCTTTTTGGCCATTGAAGGCGTTGCCATGGCGGCAGAGGAAGCAAAAGATCCGCGGCGTTCTATCCCTATCGCTTATATTGCGGGTGTGCTTACGCTTGTTTCATTGGCGTTTGGTGTCATGCTTTTTGCTGGCGGTGTAGGGGACTGGCGAACCCTCGCTAATCTGAATGATCCTTTGCCTCAAGCCATGAAGGCCGTAGTGGGCAGCAACAGCGGGTGGTTGCACATGTTGGTGTGGCTTGGGCTGTTCGGGCTGGTTGCCTCTTTGCATGGTATTATCATGGGGTATGGCCGGCAGATCTTTGCATTGGCACGCGCAGGATTCTTGCCTGCTGTGTTGGGCAAACTGCATCCGCGTTTCAAAACGCCTTATACGGCCACGTTGGCTGGTGGCAGCATCGGGATTGCAGCTATCTTTTCGGATGATATTATCTCTATCAACGGGCAGTCTTTAACTGCCACATTGGTAACCATGTCTGTTTTTGGTGCTTTGACCATGTATTTGCTAAGCATGGTAAGCCTGTTTCGCTTGCGCCTGAAAGAACCAGCTTTGTCTCGCCCTTATCGGGCACCATTGTACCCGGTTTTGCCAGCAATTGCGTTGCTGGGTGCCATTGTTTCACTTGTGGCGGTTATCTACTACAATCTTACAATATTTTTCATATACGTTGGGTTTATCGCGATTATTACGTGTCTTTTCATGGCGTTTTCGCGCAAACCACAATCAGGCCTTTAA